A genomic window from Cytobacillus suaedae includes:
- a CDS encoding DUF2512 family protein produces MTSLLMKIIICPLVVALSASFLANLNYANFIQPIIVGLILAVAGVTMEYLFLKEGSVWFSTFMDFVASVIIVYFVTNLFATASATLFGAIIVGFLLAVTEYFTHSYLVKSGKTRKTSLA; encoded by the coding sequence ATGACAAGTTTATTAATGAAGATCATTATTTGTCCTTTAGTTGTAGCTCTATCAGCTTCATTCCTTGCGAATCTTAACTACGCAAACTTTATCCAGCCTATCATTGTCGGATTGATTTTAGCTGTAGCAGGGGTAACAATGGAGTATTTATTTTTAAAAGAGGGTAGTGTTTGGTTTAGTACATTCATGGATTTTGTAGCTTCAGTCATTATTGTTTATTTCGTTACAAATCTTTTTGCTACAGCATCTGCAACCCTATTCGGTGCAATAATTGTTGGTTTTCTACTAGCTGTTACAGAATATTTTACTCATTCATATTTAGTGAAATCTGGAAAGACAAGGAAAACATCATTGGCCTAA
- a CDS encoding cold-shock protein has protein sequence MQNGKVKWFNSEKGFGFIEVQGGEDVFVHFSAIQGEGFKTLEEGQEVSFEIVEGNRGPQAANVTKL, from the coding sequence ATGCAAAATGGTAAAGTAAAATGGTTTAACAGCGAAAAAGGCTTTGGATTCATCGAAGTTCAAGGTGGAGAAGATGTATTCGTACATTTCTCAGCTATCCAAGGTGAAGGTTTCAAAACTTTAGAAGAAGGTCAAGAAGTTTCTTTCGAAATCGTTGAAGGTAACCGTGGACCTCAAGCAGCTAACGTAACAAAATTATAA
- a CDS encoding YjcZ family sporulation protein, translating into MGYGHCGYGYGPQVAGAGYGAGRGFALIVVLFILLIIVGAAWC; encoded by the coding sequence ATGGGTTACGGACACTGTGGCTATGGTTACGGTCCCCAAGTAGCTGGCGCTGGTTATGGTGCTGGACGTGGATTTGCGTTAATCGTAGTATTATTTATTTTATTAATCATTGTAGGTGCAGCTTGGTGCTAA
- a CDS encoding DNA alkylation repair protein translates to MAAPYLCPNCKTNRSRFNLIEQIAKPVKMDPRTGDLLEEYSNEMLNPFHVPYKGPAIKVQCGVCGLIEDERSFIKRAESNKLQ, encoded by the coding sequence ATGGCTGCTCCATACTTATGCCCAAACTGTAAAACGAACCGCTCACGCTTTAATCTAATTGAACAAATAGCAAAGCCAGTGAAAATGGATCCTAGAACTGGGGATTTACTTGAAGAGTATTCGAATGAAATGCTTAATCCCTTTCACGTCCCGTATAAAGGTCCAGCGATAAAGGTACAATGTGGTGTTTGCGGATTAATCGAGGATGAAAGATCATTTATTAAACGTGCTGAAAGTAATAAATTGCAATAA
- a CDS encoding YozQ family protein: MPQNENLKIAGKTFDPADYQSNSLEAKGLAITHEQTSDTWTEGTIEAKIDDVNGKDIEIPRTGYDEDK; this comes from the coding sequence ATTCCTCAAAATGAAAACTTAAAAATTGCAGGTAAAACATTTGATCCAGCTGACTATCAAAGTAATTCACTTGAGGCAAAGGGACTTGCAATCACTCATGAACAAACGAGTGACACATGGACAGAAGGTACAATAGAAGCAAAGATTGATGACGTGAATGGAAAAGATATCGAAATTCCACGTACAGGTTATGATGAAGATAAATAA
- the msrA gene encoding peptide-methionine (S)-S-oxide reductase MsrA: MTQNFELATFAGGCFWCMVKPFDEQPGIEKVVSGYSGGQKENPTYKEVCSETTGHYEVVQITFNPEVFPYSKLLDVFWQQIDPTDSGGQFYDRGGSYKTAIFYHSEEQRKIAEESKKNLDESGRFSKPIVTDILPAAPFYPAEEYHQDYYKKNPTHYTRYRKGSGRDAFIKDHWKSTFNKEELKARLTPMQYEVTQKNGTEPPFKNEFWNNTSEGIYVDIVSGKPLFSSKDQYDAGCGWPSFTKPIDESEIVEETDMTYGMIRTEVRSQTADSHLGHVFDDGPGPNGLRYCINSAALRFIRKEDLEKEGYGEYSKLFK, from the coding sequence ATGACACAAAATTTTGAGCTGGCTACATTTGCAGGTGGTTGTTTCTGGTGTATGGTAAAACCATTTGATGAGCAGCCGGGAATCGAGAAGGTTGTTTCAGGATACTCGGGTGGTCAGAAAGAGAATCCTACATACAAAGAGGTATGTTCTGAAACAACAGGTCATTATGAGGTTGTTCAAATTACGTTTAATCCAGAGGTATTTCCTTATAGCAAATTACTAGATGTATTCTGGCAGCAAATAGATCCGACAGATAGCGGAGGACAATTTTATGATAGAGGAGGTTCGTATAAGACAGCAATCTTCTATCATAGTGAGGAACAGAGAAAAATAGCCGAGGAATCAAAGAAAAACCTTGATGAAAGTGGACGATTCTCTAAGCCAATCGTAACTGACATTTTACCAGCAGCGCCTTTTTATCCTGCAGAAGAATATCACCAGGACTATTATAAAAAGAACCCAACACATTATACACGCTACCGTAAAGGTTCAGGGCGTGATGCCTTTATTAAAGATCACTGGAAGAGCACCTTTAATAAAGAAGAACTAAAGGCAAGGCTAACGCCAATGCAATATGAAGTGACGCAAAAAAATGGAACAGAGCCACCATTTAAAAATGAGTTTTGGAATAATACGAGTGAAGGCATTTATGTAGACATTGTCTCTGGTAAACCGTTGTTTAGCTCAAAAGATCAATATGATGCAGGTTGTGGATGGCCAAGTTTCACAAAGCCAATTGACGAATCTGAAATCGTAGAAGAGACTGACATGACGTATGGAATGATTCGTACTGAAGTAAGAAGCCAAACAGCAGACTCTCATTTAGGACATGTTTTTGACGATGGCCCAGGACCTAATGGATTAAGGTATTGCATCAATTCCGCAGCATTACGCTTTATCCGAAAGGAAGACCTAGAAAAAGAGGGATATGGGGAATATAGTAAGTTGTTTAAATAG
- the rsgA gene encoding ribosome small subunit-dependent GTPase A: MNLQTLGWNEFFNNEFTKYTEQNYSVGRIALEHKRMYRIFTEEGDLLGEVSGKLRHNSISREDYPAVGDWVLISPRYEEGKATIHGILPRFSKFSRKVAGMTTEEQIVATNVNTLFLVNALNQDFNLRRIERYLLMAWESGANPVIVLTKSDLCNDIEEKLKQIETVALGVPVHAVSVKDDSGINQLDTYLVEGQTVALLGSSGAGKSTLTNRLIGVEKQLVKEIREGDDRGKHTTTHRELIVVPTGGIIIDTPGMRELQLWDAEDSLSHSFEDIETLAENCYYRDCTHGNEPQCAIVEAISDGSLDEERYKSYVKLQKELAYLERKNDKKAQLDERNKWKKLSGDRTRVHRK, from the coding sequence TTGAATTTACAAACATTAGGTTGGAATGAGTTTTTTAATAATGAATTTACAAAATATACAGAACAAAACTATTCTGTTGGAAGAATTGCATTAGAGCATAAAAGAATGTATCGAATTTTTACTGAAGAAGGCGATTTACTTGGGGAGGTTTCTGGGAAACTTCGTCACAACTCAATTTCTAGAGAAGATTATCCAGCTGTTGGAGATTGGGTACTTATCTCACCAAGATATGAAGAAGGTAAGGCAACAATTCATGGAATCTTACCTAGGTTCAGTAAGTTCTCAAGGAAGGTTGCTGGGATGACCACTGAAGAACAAATAGTCGCTACGAATGTGAATACATTGTTTCTTGTTAATGCCTTAAACCAGGATTTTAACTTGCGAAGAATCGAGCGATATTTACTTATGGCTTGGGAGAGTGGCGCAAATCCTGTTATCGTTCTTACTAAGAGTGATCTATGCAATGATATTGAAGAGAAACTAAAACAAATTGAAACAGTCGCCCTTGGAGTGCCAGTTCATGCTGTAAGTGTGAAAGATGATAGTGGAATAAACCAATTAGATACCTACCTGGTAGAAGGTCAAACAGTTGCTTTACTTGGATCATCAGGAGCAGGGAAGTCGACATTAACCAATCGATTGATTGGTGTTGAGAAGCAACTTGTAAAAGAAATTCGAGAAGGTGATGATCGTGGAAAGCACACGACAACACATCGTGAACTTATCGTTGTCCCAACTGGTGGAATTATCATTGATACCCCTGGAATGAGGGAGCTCCAATTATGGGATGCTGAAGACAGCTTAAGCCATAGCTTTGAGGATATCGAAACATTAGCTGAAAACTGTTACTATAGAGATTGTACACATGGCAATGAACCTCAATGTGCGATTGTCGAAGCAATTTCAGATGGCAGTCTTGATGAGGAGCGATATAAAAGCTATGTAAAGCTTCAAAAAGAACTTGCCTATCTGGAACGAAAAAACGACAAGAAGGCACAGCTAGATGAACGAAATAAGTGGAAAAAACTAAGCGGTGATCGAACGAGAGTACATCGAAAATAA
- a CDS encoding DUF779 domain-containing protein has translation MNVTATDEALKLIEQLKVKHGPLLFHQSGGCCDGSSPMCFPREEFLIGDADILIGEIGNTPFYMSKKQYEYWKHTNLIIDVVKGRGGMFSLEGPEGVRFLTRSTIA, from the coding sequence ATGAATGTAACTGCAACCGATGAAGCTCTTAAACTCATAGAACAACTGAAGGTTAAACACGGCCCTCTTCTTTTTCACCAATCTGGTGGATGTTGTGATGGCAGTTCACCAATGTGCTTTCCGCGTGAGGAGTTTTTAATAGGTGATGCTGACATTCTTATTGGGGAAATCGGGAATACCCCGTTTTATATGAGTAAAAAGCAATACGAATACTGGAAACATACTAATCTGATTATTGATGTTGTAAAAGGTCGCGGAGGCATGTTCTCACTCGAAGGGCCTGAAGGTGTTCGGTTTTTGACAAGATCTACGATTGCTTAG
- a CDS encoding CGCGG family rSAM-modified RiPP protein, with protein MDRDWSMNLEEPEYENDINLLIEKAIKAVQQTKKGCYVNLVTPVIFGNPTQFLSTLLDEVFNKSIRHKYIDHCGCGGYVYRVWKL; from the coding sequence TTGGATAGGGATTGGTCAATGAATCTAGAAGAACCTGAATATGAGAATGATATAAACCTATTAATTGAAAAAGCAATTAAAGCAGTGCAACAAACTAAAAAGGGCTGCTATGTTAACTTGGTAACACCTGTGATTTTCGGAAATCCAACGCAATTTCTATCTACTTTACTGGATGAGGTATTCAATAAATCCATTCGGCATAAGTATATAGATCATTGTGGATGTGGTGGATATGTTTATAGAGTCTGGAAATTATGA
- a CDS encoding glycerophosphodiester phosphodiesterase, which produces MKINNRRSPIHAFFNRVIIVFLLLSILYGTIQFIPVSKQSNTAFLKDDSQPLVIAHRGGAGIAPENTLLAFRLAEKLGVDAIELDVRMTKDEELVVIHDETVDRTTNGTGYVQDYTLEEIKKLDAGYKLKNDNGGYPFRNKGVTIPSLEEVFVRSNGTPLVIELKDPTKKVEKKIIKLIKKYDMKNKVIVGSFNDKSLKRFVSTTKGNIPVGTGVETIRQFVILHKVGLDRLVNLERHAVQIPIRVGKIDLATKRLVKTIKERNIAIHYWTINDEKTMKKLIELNVDGIITDYPNRLINLLEKRKGEI; this is translated from the coding sequence ATGAAGATAAATAACCGTAGATCACCTATTCATGCTTTCTTTAATCGTGTTATTATTGTCTTTTTATTGCTAAGTATTTTATATGGAACCATACAGTTCATTCCTGTTTCCAAGCAATCAAATACGGCCTTCTTAAAAGATGATAGCCAGCCACTGGTCATTGCTCATCGTGGTGGAGCGGGAATAGCACCAGAAAATACGCTCTTAGCATTTCGTTTAGCTGAAAAGCTAGGTGTCGATGCCATTGAACTTGATGTGCGAATGACAAAGGATGAAGAGTTAGTTGTTATTCATGATGAAACAGTAGATCGTACGACCAATGGAACGGGATACGTACAAGACTACACTCTTGAGGAAATCAAAAAATTAGATGCTGGCTATAAACTTAAGAACGACAACGGAGGGTACCCGTTTCGCAACAAAGGTGTAACCATACCTAGTCTCGAAGAAGTGTTTGTACGTAGTAATGGAACCCCACTTGTGATCGAATTAAAGGACCCAACAAAAAAGGTTGAGAAGAAAATAATAAAATTGATAAAAAAATATGATATGAAAAACAAAGTAATTGTTGGTTCATTCAATGATAAAAGTCTGAAAAGATTTGTATCAACTACAAAAGGGAACATTCCTGTGGGAACAGGGGTAGAAACAATACGGCAATTTGTTATTTTACATAAGGTGGGATTAGACCGGCTTGTGAACTTAGAGCGTCATGCTGTTCAAATTCCCATTAGGGTCGGTAAAATCGACCTAGCAACAAAACGCCTAGTGAAAACGATAAAGGAAAGAAATATCGCTATCCACTACTGGACCATAAATGATGAGAAAACGATGAAAAAATTAATCGAATTGAATGTGGATGGTATTATTACCGATTATCCTAATCGATTAATTAACCTCTTAGAAAAACGGAAGGGTGAAATATAA
- a CDS encoding aldehyde dehydrogenase family protein encodes MIYSKPGTTGSKITFKNRYENFIGGEWVAPLSGQYFENVSPVDGQVFCEVARSNHEDIERALDAAHAAKDAWGKTSVTERANILNRIANRMEENLEMLANAETWDNGKPVRETLAADLPLAIDHFRYFAGCIRSQEGSLSQIDNDTVAYHFQEPLGVVGQIIPWNFPILMAVWKLAPALAAGNCVVLKPAEQTPASIMVLMELIEDILPPGVVNIVNGFGLEAGKPLASSTRVAKVAFTGETTTGRLIMQYASQNLIPVTLELGGKSPNIFFEDVMSQDDAFLDKAIEGFVMFALNQGEVCTCPSRALIHESIYDRFMDRALARVEQIKQGNPLDLETMIGAQASNEQMEKIMSYFDIANQEGATCLIGGGRNTLEGDLKDGYYIKPTVFKGHNKMRIFQEEIFGPVVSVTTFKDEEEALQIANDTLYGLGAGVWTRDVNKAYRFGRNIEAGRVWTNCYHAYPAHAAFGGYKMSGIGRENHKMMLSHYQQTKNLLVSYSPDKLGFF; translated from the coding sequence ATGATCTATAGTAAGCCAGGTACAACAGGTTCCAAAATTACGTTTAAAAATCGCTATGAGAACTTTATTGGTGGTGAGTGGGTAGCTCCCCTCAGTGGTCAATATTTTGAAAATGTAAGTCCTGTAGATGGACAAGTATTTTGTGAGGTTGCTAGATCAAATCATGAGGATATTGAAAGAGCATTAGATGCTGCACATGCAGCAAAGGATGCTTGGGGTAAAACATCCGTAACTGAACGAGCAAATATTTTAAATAGAATTGCAAACCGCATGGAAGAGAATCTAGAGATGCTTGCAAATGCTGAGACTTGGGATAATGGAAAGCCAGTTAGAGAGACTTTAGCGGCTGACCTTCCACTTGCTATCGATCATTTCCGATATTTTGCTGGTTGCATCCGTTCTCAAGAAGGAAGTCTTTCGCAAATTGACAATGATACAGTAGCCTATCATTTCCAAGAGCCACTTGGTGTCGTTGGGCAAATCATCCCTTGGAACTTTCCAATATTGATGGCTGTATGGAAATTAGCACCTGCTCTAGCAGCTGGAAACTGCGTCGTGTTAAAACCTGCTGAGCAAACTCCAGCATCAATCATGGTATTGATGGAGTTAATTGAAGACATTCTACCACCTGGTGTTGTAAACATTGTTAATGGATTTGGATTAGAAGCTGGAAAGCCACTAGCATCTAGCACACGTGTAGCAAAAGTTGCCTTTACAGGCGAAACTACAACAGGTCGATTAATCATGCAATATGCTTCTCAAAATCTTATTCCTGTTACACTTGAGCTTGGTGGGAAATCACCAAATATCTTTTTTGAAGATGTTATGTCTCAAGACGATGCATTTTTAGATAAAGCTATTGAAGGCTTTGTTATGTTTGCATTAAATCAAGGTGAGGTTTGTACTTGTCCTTCACGTGCACTTATTCATGAATCGATCTATGACCGTTTTATGGATCGTGCTCTAGCTCGTGTTGAACAAATTAAGCAAGGCAATCCTTTAGATTTAGAGACGATGATTGGTGCTCAAGCATCAAATGAGCAAATGGAGAAAATCATGTCCTATTTTGATATTGCTAATCAAGAAGGAGCTACTTGTCTAATCGGTGGTGGCCGTAACACCCTTGAAGGTGACCTAAAAGATGGTTATTATATTAAACCAACTGTATTTAAGGGTCACAATAAAATGAGAATTTTCCAAGAAGAGATCTTTGGTCCAGTAGTTTCTGTAACTACATTTAAAGACGAAGAGGAAGCTCTTCAAATCGCAAATGATACTTTATATGGCCTTGGTGCAGGAGTTTGGACTAGGGATGTTAATAAAGCCTACCGCTTTGGAAGAAATATTGAAGCTGGCCGCGTCTGGACAAATTGCTACCATGCATATCCTGCCCATGCAGCATTTGGCGGATATAAAATGTCAGGTATTGGTAGAGAAAATCATAAAATGATGCTTTCTCACTACCAACAAACTAAGAATCTACTTGTTAGCTATAGTCCTGACAAATTAGGATTCTTCTAA
- a CDS encoding SGNH/GDSL hydrolase family protein: MKKLLLVFCVVLLTSCSMHSPVSTQSSQRQLVFVPLKQSLPESFIPRDYSIVAFGDSLTEGFGDTTNNGGYVTLLEKMLLENKGIKNINMKNLGINGNTTAHLLARLELNEVQQPLKNADIVIITVGGNDLMMVAMQNFLTLDFDVFHDEKGPYEERLKTIIENIRTINDDIHIMLVGLYNPFNVLLGDLPEVETVIEEWNDGSEILLDKYPNTTFVAVDDIFKNSDVNLLYTDDFHPNSEGYQRMADRIYQTFIEKFSH, translated from the coding sequence ATGAAGAAACTACTTCTAGTTTTCTGTGTAGTGCTACTAACTTCATGCTCTATGCATAGTCCTGTAAGTACCCAATCTTCACAACGACAACTGGTTTTCGTTCCTTTAAAGCAATCCCTTCCTGAGTCGTTTATACCCAGGGATTATTCCATTGTAGCCTTTGGAGATTCACTAACAGAGGGCTTTGGTGATACGACTAATAACGGTGGATATGTTACCTTGTTAGAGAAGATGCTCCTTGAGAATAAAGGGATAAAAAATATTAATATGAAAAACCTTGGTATTAATGGGAATACAACTGCACATCTTTTGGCAAGACTGGAATTGAATGAAGTACAACAACCATTAAAGAATGCAGATATTGTTATTATCACCGTTGGTGGAAATGACTTAATGATGGTTGCGATGCAGAACTTTTTAACGTTAGATTTTGATGTGTTTCATGATGAGAAAGGGCCATATGAAGAACGCCTGAAAACCATTATTGAAAATATACGTACCATCAATGATGATATTCACATTATGTTGGTTGGCCTCTATAATCCATTTAACGTTTTGTTAGGTGATTTACCTGAAGTTGAAACCGTCATAGAGGAATGGAATGATGGAAGTGAAATCTTGCTTGATAAGTATCCAAACACGACATTTGTAGCAGTAGATGATATCTTTAAAAATAGTGATGTAAATTTATTATATACGGATGATTTTCACCCGAACTCCGAAGGGTATCAACGTATGGCAGATAGAATTTACCAAACGTTTATCGAGAAATTCAGTCATTAA
- a CDS encoding YpmS family protein, which produces MGKWKGLFFGLLALNVVIVIVIVTALFKVPTEQHDNPFTSYDQSGVELKVVSSKSELTKVINNYLQKESKNNPLEYEIILDENVLLLGSITAFNRKLHLEMKFNPIVTPEGDLILEQETISIGQLMLPVPFVLTYIKENYILPEWVVIDPKEELIYVSVTQMDIKSDVDVKVNTFDLKEDNISFKLIVPLTK; this is translated from the coding sequence ATGGGAAAGTGGAAGGGATTGTTTTTTGGATTACTGGCGCTAAATGTAGTTATTGTTATTGTAATAGTAACAGCACTCTTTAAAGTACCAACGGAGCAGCATGACAATCCGTTTACTTCTTACGATCAATCAGGTGTAGAGTTAAAAGTGGTTAGTAGTAAAAGCGAATTAACGAAAGTAATTAACAATTATTTACAAAAGGAATCAAAAAATAATCCTCTGGAATATGAGATTATACTTGATGAAAATGTCTTATTACTAGGTTCAATTACAGCTTTTAATCGTAAACTTCACTTAGAAATGAAGTTTAATCCAATCGTTACCCCAGAAGGGGATCTCATTTTGGAACAAGAAACGATATCAATCGGTCAATTGATGTTACCTGTTCCATTTGTCTTAACCTACATTAAGGAAAACTATATCCTGCCAGAATGGGTAGTAATTGATCCAAAAGAAGAATTGATTTATGTCTCTGTAACACAAATGGATATAAAAAGTGATGTTGATGTAAAAGTAAATACGTTTGATTTAAAGGAAGATAACATATCCTTTAAACTTATTGTACCGTTAACTAAATAA
- a CDS encoding metallophosphoesterase: MSFFLITILTIVLAFGIYRANKNTHNVVMNRIDVNACLNKTDNPNSPTLNILHLSDIHLENLSISPDTLYEKLQNEKIDLIALTGDFLDRRRSIPKLVPYLQVLNKLQVEHGMYAIFGNHDYVLKNERFEELKKTLEDNGCITMQNENASILIDGNKLNIIGIDDFSTKRSDIEKSYENIKGGYNLVLTHDPNIVLHLDNYHFDYLLSGHFHGGQIHWPRPYHLAKMGKLARLNIIKGFHERNGKPYYISEGLGQTGVNIRVGSLPEITIHKVNIFCTEQLVIHTEMKRAQ, encoded by the coding sequence ATGTCTTTTTTCTTAATTACAATCTTAACGATTGTATTGGCTTTCGGGATTTACCGAGCGAATAAAAACACCCACAATGTGGTGATGAATAGAATAGATGTTAATGCTTGTCTGAACAAAACCGATAACCCTAATTCCCCTACATTAAATATACTTCATCTATCTGATATCCATTTAGAGAATCTCTCAATTTCACCAGACACTTTATATGAAAAATTACAAAATGAAAAAATTGATTTAATTGCACTTACAGGTGACTTTTTAGATCGTAGACGTAGTATTCCAAAATTAGTTCCTTATCTCCAAGTGCTTAATAAGTTACAGGTCGAGCATGGAATGTATGCTATATTTGGGAATCATGATTATGTTTTAAAGAATGAGAGATTTGAAGAATTGAAGAAAACATTAGAAGATAATGGCTGTATAACGATGCAAAATGAGAATGCTTCGATTCTAATTGATGGCAATAAGCTTAATATTATTGGTATTGATGATTTTAGTACAAAACGTAGTGACATAGAAAAATCGTATGAAAATATTAAGGGTGGATACAATTTAGTGCTAACGCATGACCCTAATATTGTCCTTCATTTGGATAACTACCATTTTGACTATTTATTATCTGGCCATTTTCATGGTGGTCAAATTCATTGGCCGAGGCCATATCATCTTGCAAAGATGGGTAAATTAGCTCGGTTGAATATTATTAAAGGATTTCATGAACGTAACGGGAAGCCGTATTACATTAGTGAAGGTCTTGGGCAAACTGGTGTGAATATCCGTGTGGGCTCATTACCGGAGATTACAATTCATAAAGTAAATATCTTTTGTACTGAACAATTGGTTATTCATACGGAGATGAAAAGGGCACAGTAA